From Daphnia pulicaria isolate SC F1-1A chromosome 4, SC_F0-13Bv2, whole genome shotgun sequence, one genomic window encodes:
- the LOC124337179 gene encoding uncharacterized protein LOC124337179 isoform X2: MYDKAYQEACNFTARELSIETSYCETAKAASSAILMGYKTILDYQNMDTGDDEMLHVIKESFQLLFSKKTFEPLFAEPYTYILMKLKLQEEAEAFLEKYVEKEFKGNFGVSGALHPLNIIKLHIPKASPNLTISFLEMIAKRDFGNSKYL; the protein is encoded by the exons ATGTATGATAAAGCTTACCAAGAAGCTTGCAATTTTActg CCAGGgaattatcaattgaaaccagtTATTGTGAAACTGCTAAAGCTGCTTCATCAGCTATACTTATGGGATACAAGACCATTTTGGACTACCAGAATATGGATACTGGTGATGATGAGATGCTCCATGTTATTAAGGAGTCATTCCAACTGCTGTTTTCAAAGAAAACCTTTGAGCCTTTGTTTGCTGAACCCTACACTTACATTTTGATGAAGTTGAAATTACAAGAAGAAGCTGAAGCATTTCTTGAGAA GTATGTTGAAAAAGAGTTTAAAGGAAATTTTGGAGTCTCTGGTGCCCTTCATCCCTTGAATATAATCAAGTTGCATATTCCAAAAGCCAGTCCAAATCTTACCATCTCCTTCCTTGAAATGATTGCAAAGAGAGATTTTGGAAATTCAAAG TATCTCTGA
- the LOC124337179 gene encoding uncharacterized protein LOC124337179 isoform X1 encodes MYDKAYQEACNFTARELSIETSYCETAKAASSAILMGYKTILDYQNMDTGDDEMLHVIKESFQLLFSKKTFEPLFAEPYTYILMKLKLQEEAEAFLEKYVEKEFKGNFGVSGALHPLNIIKLHIPKASPNLTISFLEMIAKRDFGNSKVLDLCKHYLHTLNSATCSISDNESDCGSDAGPISFAPEPNGV; translated from the exons ATGTATGATAAAGCTTACCAAGAAGCTTGCAATTTTActg CCAGGgaattatcaattgaaaccagtTATTGTGAAACTGCTAAAGCTGCTTCATCAGCTATACTTATGGGATACAAGACCATTTTGGACTACCAGAATATGGATACTGGTGATGATGAGATGCTCCATGTTATTAAGGAGTCATTCCAACTGCTGTTTTCAAAGAAAACCTTTGAGCCTTTGTTTGCTGAACCCTACACTTACATTTTGATGAAGTTGAAATTACAAGAAGAAGCTGAAGCATTTCTTGAGAA GTATGTTGAAAAAGAGTTTAAAGGAAATTTTGGAGTCTCTGGTGCCCTTCATCCCTTGAATATAATCAAGTTGCATATTCCAAAAGCCAGTCCAAATCTTACCATCTCCTTCCTTGAAATGATTGCAAAGAGAGATTTTGGAAATTCAAAG gTATTAGACCTATGTAAACACTACTTGCATACTCTTAATTCTGCGACTTGCAGTATCTCTGACAATGAATCCGATTGCGGTTCGGATGCAGGCCCCATTTCATTCGCCCCTGAACCCAACGGTGTGTGA
- the LOC124337028 gene encoding protein bicaudal C homolog 1-like isoform X1, whose protein sequence is MSSEYAKGVSLKRPTPYKIFFHRSNTMQPLRKSFSAFSHQSQIPSATLSMEVSYIFHSHLIGRAGKNINRVMEDTGTRIHFPDCNRIAGEFKRNSVVVRGPIANLENARQRIRADIPVEFIVDCNMERVNSIGESSLSDYFSKTFGVLMRFYPKIDGVSCQVNIRGQQDRLQLLKDAVTYFGRVTHTPVDSVVMKVETSFDHVWIARDHIDKIITATGAGIRCPDVSVLKELPKKYCVWIRGSMDQVYMASSMLNGLLPMQLMVQVPSDRFNRHLLGRAQNMDVMFHVELSTSDILTIRLTSYEWNTRNLFDVLKCCLELPNNVAAVIPSLSPTWLALADITQHSSFLQASQKLLSLMSSSNNGNVPQQSSTIAMNVPRSVDTSSPDSSTTNSSPRYANESSIPASLAASRFDQNSSRHLSQFLEAIGLSHYSDLFIQNEIDLAMFTTLKDEDLLSIGIRSFGARKMMLNAVQELRR, encoded by the exons ATGTCTTCGGAGTATGCAAAAGGAGTGAGCCTAAAAAGACCGACCCCATATAAAATT TTCTTTCACAGGAGTAACACCATGCAGCCTCTCAGAAAGTCTTTCTCAGCTTTTTCTCACCAATCTCAG ATTCCATCGGCCACGTTGTCCATGGAAGTGAGCTACATATTCCATTCGCATCTGATCGGCAGGGCTGGGAAGAATATCAACCGTGTGATGGAGGACACCGGAACGCGCATACATTTCCCTGATTGCAATCGCATTGCCGGTGAATTCAAAAGGAATAGCGTCGTCGTTCGTGGTCCGATTGCTAATCTCGAAAATGCTCGTCAACGTATTCGT GCGGATATCCCGGTAGAGTTTATCGTCGATTGCAACATGGAACGAGTAAATTCAATCGGCGAATCTTCGCTAAGtgattatttttccaagaCATTTGGTGTCTTGATGCGTTTCTATCCAAAGATTGATGGCGTCAGTTGCCAGGTCAATATCCGTGGGCAACAAGATCGTCTTCAACTTCTCAAAGACGCTGTCACGTATTTTGGACGTGTAACTCATACGCCTGTG GATTCGGTGGTGATGAAAGTGGAAACATCGTTCGATCACGTATGGATTGCTCGGGACCACATTGACAAAATCATCACAGCCACAGGTGCCGGAATTCGTTGCCCGGATGTTTCTGTCCTGAAGGAACTACCTAAAAAATATTGCGTTTGGATTCGTGGGTCTATGGATCAAGTTTACATGGCCAGTTCTATGCTAAAT GGACTGCTGCCGATGCAGTTAATGGTTCAAGTTCCTTCAGATCGCTTCAACCGCCATCTTTTAGGTAGAGCGCAAAATATGGACGTAATGTTTCACGTGGAACTCTCCACTTCAGATATTCTGACCATAAGACTCACCTCGTATGAATGGAACACAC gaaatttgtttgatgTTCTCAAGTGTTGTCTGGAGTTGCCCAACAATGTGGCCGCTGTCATCCCAAGTTTATCTCCTACTTGGTTGGCTCTTGCGGATATTACCCAGCACAGTTCTTtcc TTCAAGCCTCCCAAAAGCTGTTAAGTTTAATGTCTTCCTCGAATAACGGCAATGTTCCTCAGCAATCGAGTACGATCGCGATGAATGTTCCACGATCTGTCGACACTTCCAGCCCGGATTCTAGCACTACAAACTCTTCACCCC GTTATGCAAACGAGTCCTCCATACCAGCATCACTGGCAGCCTCTCGATTCGACCAGAATTCCTCGCGTCATTTATCACAGTTTTTGGAGGCAATTGGTTTGTCCCATTATTCAG ATCTATTTATTCAAAACGAAATCGATCTGGCGATGTTTACCACTTTGAAAGACGAGGATTTACTCAGCATAGGAATCCGTTCGTTCGGTGCGAGAAAAATGATGCTGAATGCTGTTCAAG aATTACGCCGTTGA
- the LOC124337242 gene encoding histone H2A: protein MSGRGKGGKVKGKSKTRSSRAGLQFPVGRIHRMLRKGSYAERVGAGAPVYLAAVMEYLAAEVLELAGNAARDNKKTRIIPRHLQLAIRNDEELNKLLSGVTIAQGGVLPNIQAVLLPKKTDKPAKA from the coding sequence ATGTCTGGCCGTGGCAAAGGAGGCAAAGTAAAGGGAAAGTCAAAAACCCGTTCCAGCAGGGCCGGACTTCAATTCCCCGTCGGTCGTATCCATCGAATGCTCCGCAAGGGATCGTACGCAGAGCGCGTCGGTGCCGGTGCCCCCGTCTACTTGGCTGCCGTCATGGAGTACTTGGCCGCTGAGGTCCTCGAGTTGGCCGGTAACGCCGCCCGTGACAACAAGAAGACCCGCATCATCCCTCGTCACTTGCAATTGGCCATCCGCAACGACGAAGAGTTGAACAAACTTCTCTCCGGTGTCACCATCGCTCAGGGTGGTGTTTTGCCCAACATTCAGGCCGTTCTCTTGCCCAAGAAGACCGACAAACCCGCCAAGGCTTAA
- the LOC124337264 gene encoding histone H2B.3, whose product MPPKVSGKAAKKAGKAQKNIAKGDKKKKRKRKESYAIYIYKVLKQVHPDTGISSKAMTIMNSFVNDIFERIAGESSRLAHYNKRSTITSREIQTAVRLLLPGELAKHAVSEGTKAVTKYTSTK is encoded by the coding sequence ATGCCCCCTAAAGTTAGTGGAAAAGCTGCGAAGAAGGCCGGCAAGGCCCAGAAGAACATTGCCAAaggagacaagaagaagaaacgcaaGAGGAAGGAGAGCTACGCCATTTACATCTACAAAGTGTTGAAGCAGGTCCACCCCGACACTGGCATCTCCTCCAAAGCCATGACCATCATGAACAGCTTCGTCAACGACATTTTCGAGCGCATCGCTGGAGAATCGTCCCGTCTTGCCCATTACAACAAGCGGTCGACCATCACTAGCCGGGAAATCCAGACGGCCGTCCGTCTGCTCTTGCCCGGTGAGTTGGCCAAGCACGCCGTGTCTGAAGGCACCAAAGCAGTCACCAAGTACACCAGCACCAAGTAG
- the LOC124337335 gene encoding histone H4: protein MTGRGKGGKGLGKGGAKRHRKVLRDNIQGITKPAIRRLARRGGVKRISGLIYEETRGVLKVFLENVIRDAVTYTEHAKRKTVTAMDVVYALKRQGRTLYGFGG from the coding sequence ATGACTGGTCGCGGCAAAGGAGGAAAAGGACTCGGCAAGGGAGGCGCCAAACGTCATCGCAAAGTTTTGCGTGACAACATCCAGGGAATCACCAAGCCGGCCATCCGTCGTCTTGCCCGCCGTGGTGGTGTCAAGCGAATCTCCGGTCTCATCTACGAGGAGACCCGTGGTGTGTTGAAGGTGTTCCTTGAGAACGTGATTCGTGACGCCGTCACCTACACTGAACACGCCAAGAGGAAGACGGTGACGGCCATGGACGTCGTCTACGCATTAAAACGCCAGGGCCGCACTCTGTACGGTTTTGGCGGTTAA
- the LOC124336929 gene encoding long-chain-fatty-acid--CoA ligase 4-like has protein sequence MRSVLSSASEALVLLIRCLVSTYTFITLPLYYVIQKPWRVKANYSTLRARPLNHGEEDFVVYRSVTKISDVHAKFIQDKLDTMEKVFCSAVSQHKNKPALGTRVILSEEDEIQPDGKIFKKFLLGGFQWRTYTQMNDEAENFGRGLRELGLKPFENVVIFAETRAEWLISANGCMKQNMPIVTLYASLGDDALIHGINETDVSCVVTSQQLLEKFKNILPSTKNVNLLIVMEDPLKPLELEGYGDAVRVRSYQEVIRRGSEASKSGKFSGVLHSPKPGDTAIIMYTSGSTGAPKGVIMSHQNIVNAMLSYTDVGPLYKNDVYMAFLPLAHVLEFISESLWMLFGIPIGYSTPLTMTDESSKIQRGCQGDASVLRPTIIACVPLVLDRIQKKIKEKIEGGPAYKKAIFNLAMEYKNEWIDHGYDTPILNSTLFKPIRAFLGGRIRFVLSGGAPLAPETHKFMKTTLCCPVLQGYGLTETCAATTLMDFDDNSWGTTGGPLTCCDIKLVSWVEGDYRVNDWPNPRGEIHIGGSNVAVGYFKQPEKTSKAFYEENGRRWFRTGDIGEFTQEGFLKVIDRQKDLVKLQHGEYVSLGKVESELKINSLVDNICIYADPTKMFPVALLVPNFDQLKNLAEKSGIELATIEDVCNHPRRQQMEQLVLKELQKHAVKCRLQKFEVPQALTLLSDIWTPDSGLVTAAFKLKRKNIQDHYQFLINRMYS, from the exons ATGAGGAG TGTACTTTCCAGTGCTTCAGAAGCACTAGTGCTGCTGATTCGTTGTCTCGTTAGCACATACACTTTCATTACGTTGCCATTGTACTATGTCATCCAGAAACCATGGAGAGTCAAAGCAAATTACAGCACACTTAGG GCTAGACCATTGAACCATGGAGAAGAGGACTTTGTGGTCTACAGAAGTGTCACTAAAATTAGTGATGTCCACGCCAAGTTTATCCAGGACAAACTGGATACTATGGAGAAAGTGTTTTGCTCCGCTGTCAGTCAACACAAGAACAAACCTGCCCTTGGAACAAGAGTCATCCTTTCTGAGGAAGATGAAATACAACCTGatggaaaaatattcaaaaaa TTCCTTTTGGGTGGTTTTCAATGGAGGACCTACACCCAGATGAATGATGAAGCAGAAAACTTTGGGCGTGGGTTGAGGGAGCTGGGTTTGAaaccatttgaaaatgttgtcaTATTTGCCGAGACCAGAGCTGAATGGCTCATATCTGCCAATGGATGCATGAAACAAAACATGCCGATTGTCACCCTCTATGCTTCTCTTGGGGATGATGCACTCATTCATGGAATCAATGAAACAGATGTTTCCTGTGTTGTCACTTCCCAGCAACTTttggagaaattcaaaaacatcCTTCCAAGCACAAAAAACGTCAACTTACTG ATTGTGATGGAAGACCCACTCAAACCTTTAGAATTGGAAGGTTATGGCGATGCAGTTAGAGTCCGTTCTTACCAGGAAGTGATTCGACGTGGCAGTGAAGCGAGCAAATCTGGaaagttctctggcgttttGCACTCACCCAAACCCGGTGACACGGCGATCATCATGTACACGAGCGGTTCAACTG GAGCGCCAAAGGGAGTCATCATGAGCCATCAGAATATCGTCAACGCTATGCTGAGTTACACTGATGTCGGGCCTTTGTACAAAAATGACGTTTACATGGCGTTCCTCCCGTTAGCTCACGTCCTAGAATTTATTTCAG AAAGTTTATGGATGCTGTTTGGAATTCCAATCGGATATTCGACTCCGCTGACAATGACGGACGAGTCTAGTAAAATTCAACGCGGCTGTCAAGGTGACGCATCTGTTCTTCGACCCACGATCATCGCTTGCGTCCCGCTCGTTCTCGATCGCATccagaagaaaattaaagagaaaatcgAAGGTGGCCCTGCCTACAAAAAGGCAATCTTCAATTTGGCAATGGAGTACAAGAATGAATGGATTGATCACGGATACGACACTCCCATTCTTAATTC GACCCTGTTCAAGCCGATTCGAGCATTCCTTGGCGGTCGCATCAGGTTCGTCTTGTCCGGCGGAGCTCCTCTGGCACCCGAAACGCACAAATTCATGAAAACTACGCTATGTTGTCCCGTCTTGCAAGGGTACGGATTGACGGAAACCTGCGCTGCAACGACCTTGATGGATTTTGATGACAACTCGTGGg GTACGACTGGAGGGCCTCTCACTTGTTGTGATATCAAGTTAGTCTCTTGGGTGGAAGGAGATTACCGCGTCAACGATTGGCCCAACCCACGTGGAGAAATTCACATCGGAGGATCGAATGTTGCTGTCGGCTATTTTAAACAGCCCGAAAAGACGAGCAAAGCATTTTACGAAGAAAACGGAAGACGTTGGTTCCGTACCGGTGACATTGGCGAATTTACTCAAGAAGGATTTCTGAAA GTAATCGACCGCCAAAAAGATCTAGTCAAACTGCAGCACGGTGAATACGTTTCGCTGGGCAAAGTCGAGTCTGAATTGAAGATAAACTCGTTGGTGGATAATATTTGTATTTACGCAGACCCGACTAAAATGTTCCCCGTAGCATTGTTGGTACCCAATTTCGATCAGTTGAAGAATCTGGCTGAAAAAA gtGGTATTGAACTGGCCACCATTGAAGATGTTTGCAATCATCCACGAAGACAGCAAATGGAACAGCTGGTACTCAAAGAACTCCAGAAACACGCAGTAAAATGTCGACTTCAAAAGTTTGAAGTCCCACAAGCTCTCACGCTTCTTTCTGATATTTGGACACCAGATTCG GGTCTTGTGACAGCTGCTTTCAAACTGAAGCG GAAAAATATTCAAGACCACTATCAGTTCCTGATCAATCGGATGTATTCCTAG
- the LOC124337043 gene encoding uncharacterized protein LOC124337043 yields MGKRRRESEDSSSSESSTSSSSTDTSDASSTDSYVASRRKKGSKRDTSPDRIQKNPINPKASGLGNAAAASVALSNLIRATLSGAGEEAPAQERDGDAGGMEAPVGAVAAANGVAAANGVAAADRVAQERPIPAVGQALLQLASFIEAQHAPKSSKKKRLKPTIKQSRRMLKRLRRGASNKRVGQLKSKYRLDVEDNMDFKVPSIDFEMHLKLQKLLGPSTGKGVNEVEKTLYKVQQSMLPVFSVLAFLESKELEGDAGKAVCHLAELIGRSYFDVSDLRRRNILEIVGPAIIPLVEDRDIFEVSEGKDLFGSSVMKRLSKSGRFVRELVDLDVGGQRKGKLPVRERLSLTPSREQQSSYKVQPTNHIQDVNGNQRHAVRFQQPDSRDTRNGVGDQGRQGSGSASRWNGNQQDWNNNRSSGNDSAFRRRGRGYRGRGD; encoded by the exons ATGGGGAAAAGGCGTAGGGAATCAGAAGATTCTAGTTCTAGTGAATCTTCAACTTCGTCGTCTTCGACAGACACTTCGGACGCCTCGTCCACCGACTCGTACGTCGCATCACGTAGGAAGAAGGGCAGTAAAAGGGACACGTCCCCCGATCGTATCCAGAAAAATCCCATCAATCCGAAGGCGAGTGGTTTAGGGAATGCTGCCGCAGCCTCAGTAGCACTGTCTAATCTTATTCGTGCAACTTTGAGTGGAGCCGGTGAAGAAGCCCCAGCCCAAGAAAGAGATGGTGATGCAGGCGGAATGGAAGCTCCGGTGGGTGCCGTGGCAGCAGCGAACGGAGTGGCAGCAGCAAACGGagtggcagcagcagacaGAGTGGCTCAGGAGAGACCGATTCCAGCGGTGGGGCAGGCCCTGTTACAGCTAGCCTCCTTCATAGAAGCTCAGCACGCCCCAAAGAGTAGTAAGAAGAAAAGACTCAAGCCTACCATCAAGCAAAGCAGGCGCATGCTGAAGAGACTGCGAAGAGGAGCGAGCAACAAGAGAGTTGGACAGCTGAAGTCCAAATACAGGTTGGATGTGGAAGACAACATGGACTTTAAAGTCCCGTCAATCGATTTCGAGATGCACTTGAAATTGCAGAAGTTGTTAGGGCCATCAACCGGAAAAGGAGTCAATGAAGTTGAGAAGACCCTTTACAAAGTGCAACAATCCATGCTCCCAGTTTTTTCAGTGCTTGCGTTTTTAGAGTCCAAAGAGTTGGAAGGAGATGCGGGTAAAGCAGTCTGTCATTTGGCAGAGTTAATCGGAAGATCCTATTTTGACGTTTCTGACTTGCGCCGTCGGAACATCTTGGAAATAGTGGGCCCTGCGATCATTCCGCTTGTAGAAGACCGGGACATTTTTGAAGTCAGTGAAGGAAAAGATTTGTTTGGGAGCTCCGTCATGAAGAGACTATCAAAAAGTGGACGTTTCGTCAGAGAGCTGGTCGACCTGGACGTAGGAGGACAGAGGAAGGGCAAGTTACCAGTCAGAGAGCGTCTCTCCTTAACCCCTTCTCGCGAACAGCAGAGCAGTTACAAAGTCCAGCCGACCAACCACATCCAAGATGTCAACGGTAATCAACGGCATGCCGTCCGTTTTCAGCAACCAGATTCCCGAGATACCAGAAACGGCGTAGGTGATCAGGGCCGCCAAGGGTCCGGTTCGGCTAGCCGATGGAATGGTAACCAACAGGATTGGAACAACAATAG ATCATCCGGTAACGACAGCGCTTTCCGAAGAAGAGGCCGGGGATATCGTGGTCGAGGAGACTAA
- the LOC124337028 gene encoding protein bicaudal C homolog 1-like isoform X2, which yields MSSEYAKGFFHRSNTMQPLRKSFSAFSHQSQIPSATLSMEVSYIFHSHLIGRAGKNINRVMEDTGTRIHFPDCNRIAGEFKRNSVVVRGPIANLENARQRIRADIPVEFIVDCNMERVNSIGESSLSDYFSKTFGVLMRFYPKIDGVSCQVNIRGQQDRLQLLKDAVTYFGRVTHTPVDSVVMKVETSFDHVWIARDHIDKIITATGAGIRCPDVSVLKELPKKYCVWIRGSMDQVYMASSMLNGLLPMQLMVQVPSDRFNRHLLGRAQNMDVMFHVELSTSDILTIRLTSYEWNTRNLFDVLKCCLELPNNVAAVIPSLSPTWLALADITQHSSFLQASQKLLSLMSSSNNGNVPQQSSTIAMNVPRSVDTSSPDSSTTNSSPRYANESSIPASLAASRFDQNSSRHLSQFLEAIGLSHYSDLFIQNEIDLAMFTTLKDEDLLSIGIRSFGARKMMLNAVQELRR from the exons ATGTCTTCGGAGTATGCAAAAGGA TTCTTTCACAGGAGTAACACCATGCAGCCTCTCAGAAAGTCTTTCTCAGCTTTTTCTCACCAATCTCAG ATTCCATCGGCCACGTTGTCCATGGAAGTGAGCTACATATTCCATTCGCATCTGATCGGCAGGGCTGGGAAGAATATCAACCGTGTGATGGAGGACACCGGAACGCGCATACATTTCCCTGATTGCAATCGCATTGCCGGTGAATTCAAAAGGAATAGCGTCGTCGTTCGTGGTCCGATTGCTAATCTCGAAAATGCTCGTCAACGTATTCGT GCGGATATCCCGGTAGAGTTTATCGTCGATTGCAACATGGAACGAGTAAATTCAATCGGCGAATCTTCGCTAAGtgattatttttccaagaCATTTGGTGTCTTGATGCGTTTCTATCCAAAGATTGATGGCGTCAGTTGCCAGGTCAATATCCGTGGGCAACAAGATCGTCTTCAACTTCTCAAAGACGCTGTCACGTATTTTGGACGTGTAACTCATACGCCTGTG GATTCGGTGGTGATGAAAGTGGAAACATCGTTCGATCACGTATGGATTGCTCGGGACCACATTGACAAAATCATCACAGCCACAGGTGCCGGAATTCGTTGCCCGGATGTTTCTGTCCTGAAGGAACTACCTAAAAAATATTGCGTTTGGATTCGTGGGTCTATGGATCAAGTTTACATGGCCAGTTCTATGCTAAAT GGACTGCTGCCGATGCAGTTAATGGTTCAAGTTCCTTCAGATCGCTTCAACCGCCATCTTTTAGGTAGAGCGCAAAATATGGACGTAATGTTTCACGTGGAACTCTCCACTTCAGATATTCTGACCATAAGACTCACCTCGTATGAATGGAACACAC gaaatttgtttgatgTTCTCAAGTGTTGTCTGGAGTTGCCCAACAATGTGGCCGCTGTCATCCCAAGTTTATCTCCTACTTGGTTGGCTCTTGCGGATATTACCCAGCACAGTTCTTtcc TTCAAGCCTCCCAAAAGCTGTTAAGTTTAATGTCTTCCTCGAATAACGGCAATGTTCCTCAGCAATCGAGTACGATCGCGATGAATGTTCCACGATCTGTCGACACTTCCAGCCCGGATTCTAGCACTACAAACTCTTCACCCC GTTATGCAAACGAGTCCTCCATACCAGCATCACTGGCAGCCTCTCGATTCGACCAGAATTCCTCGCGTCATTTATCACAGTTTTTGGAGGCAATTGGTTTGTCCCATTATTCAG ATCTATTTATTCAAAACGAAATCGATCTGGCGATGTTTACCACTTTGAAAGACGAGGATTTACTCAGCATAGGAATCCGTTCGTTCGGTGCGAGAAAAATGATGCTGAATGCTGTTCAAG aATTACGCCGTTGA
- the LOC124337211 gene encoding histone H3, whose product MARTKQTARKSTGGKAPRKQLATKAARKSAPATGGVKKPHRYRPGTVALREIRRYQKSTELLIRKLPFQRLVREIAQDFKTDLRFQSSAVMALQEASEAYLVGLFEDTNLCAIHAKRVTIMPKDIQLARRIRGERA is encoded by the coding sequence ATGGCCCGTACTAAGCAAACCGCTCGTAAATCCACCGGTGGCAAGGCGCCCCGCAAACAGTTGGCCACCAAAGCCGCTCGCAAGAGTGCGCCGGCCACTGGAGGAGTCAAGAAGCCCCATCGTTACCGTCCCGGCACCGTCGCCCTTCGTGAGATCCGTCGCTACCAAAAGTCGACCGAGCTTTTGATCCGCAAGTTGCCATTCCAGCGCTTGGTCAGAGAAATCGCCCAGGATTTCAAGACCGACTTGCGTTTCCAGAGCTCGGCCGTCATGGCCCTGCAGGAGGCCAGCGAGGCTTACTTGGTGGGTCTTTTCGAAGACACCAACTTGTGCGCCATCCACGCCAAGCGAGTCACCATCATGCCAAAAGACATCCAGCTTGCCCGCCGTATTCGTGGTGAACGTGCCTAA
- the LOC124337328 gene encoding histone H3: MARTKQTARKSTGGKAPRKQLATKAARKSAPATGGVKKPHRYRPGTVALREIRRYQKSTELLIRKLPFQRLVREIAQDFKTDLRFQSSAVMALQEASEAYLVGLFEDTNLCAIHAKRVTIMPKDIQLARRIRGERA, encoded by the coding sequence ATGGCCCGTACTAAGCAGACCGCTCGCAAATCTACCGGTGGCAAGGCGCCCCGCAAACAGTTGGCCACCAAAGCAGCTCGCAAGAGTGCGCCGGCCACTGGAGGAGTCAAGAAACCCCATCGTTACCGTCCCGGCACCGTCGCCCTTCGTGAGATCCGTCGCTACCAAAAGTCGACCGAGCTTCTGATCCGCAAGTTGCCATTCCAGCGCTTGGTCAGAGAAATCGCCCAGGATTTCAAGACCGACTTGCGTTTCCAGAGCTCGGCCGTCATGGCCCTGCAGGAGGCCAGCGAGGCTTACTTGGTGGGTCTTTTCGAAGACACCAACTTGTGCGCCATCCACGCCAAGCGAGTCACCATCATGCCAAAAGACATCCAGCTTGCCCGCCGTATTCGTGGTGAACGTGCCTAA